From Acidaminococcus timonensis, the proteins below share one genomic window:
- a CDS encoding FAD-binding oxidoreductase, which produces MVDYQPITPEVLEELRAIAGSRVLTGEDINMDYTHDEMPIYGIGMPEASIDVTSTEEVSAIMKVCNAHHIPVTVRGAGTGLAGGATPVQRGLVLCTMKMNQILGYDEKNMNVRVQPGVLLDTLSKDALNHGMFYPPDPGEKFATLGGNVSTNAGGMRAVKYGTTRDYVQAMTVVLPSGEIIHVGAPVSKSSSGYSLLHLLIGSEGTLGIITELTLKLIAPPKCHVTLIVPFAELADGIGAVPSIKHSGLNPQTLEFFEKEILESSEQYMGKSVFPKQVDGQDVGAYLLVTLDSNDREQLDKQVEEAAEMLLEAGALDVLVADTPMFLEKTWAARSSFLEGIEEQYKLLDECDVVVPVSSIPDFVLYIKEIQGDFPFEVKMFGHAGDGNLHIYTCANDMELPVFKQAVDQFMHKLYAKCTELGGQISGEHGIGFGKVQYLAENLGNTSMALMQGIKEVFDPNLILNPNKVCF; this is translated from the coding sequence ATGGTCGACTATCAACCAATCACTCCGGAGGTCCTGGAGGAACTCCGTGCCATCGCCGGCAGCCGGGTCCTGACTGGCGAAGATATCAACATGGACTATACCCACGATGAAATGCCCATCTATGGCATTGGCATGCCGGAGGCATCCATCGATGTAACCAGCACGGAAGAAGTATCTGCCATCATGAAGGTGTGCAATGCCCACCACATCCCTGTAACCGTACGGGGTGCCGGTACCGGCCTGGCCGGCGGCGCAACTCCCGTCCAGCGGGGACTGGTGCTGTGCACCATGAAAATGAACCAGATCCTGGGCTATGACGAAAAGAACATGAACGTACGGGTACAGCCCGGCGTGCTGCTGGACACCCTGAGCAAGGATGCTCTGAACCATGGCATGTTCTATCCTCCCGATCCGGGTGAAAAATTCGCCACCCTGGGCGGCAACGTGTCCACCAATGCCGGTGGCATGCGGGCTGTGAAATATGGTACCACCCGGGATTACGTACAGGCCATGACCGTAGTACTGCCCAGCGGGGAAATCATCCACGTGGGTGCTCCCGTATCCAAGAGTTCTTCCGGCTACAGCCTGCTGCACCTGCTCATTGGTTCCGAAGGCACCCTGGGCATCATCACCGAGCTGACCCTGAAACTGATCGCACCGCCCAAATGCCATGTAACCCTGATCGTGCCCTTCGCCGAACTGGCAGACGGCATTGGTGCCGTGCCCTCCATCAAACATTCCGGCCTGAATCCCCAGACCCTGGAATTCTTCGAAAAAGAAATCCTGGAATCCTCTGAACAGTACATGGGCAAGAGCGTATTCCCCAAACAGGTGGATGGCCAGGATGTAGGCGCCTACCTGCTGGTGACCCTGGATTCCAACGACCGGGAGCAGCTGGACAAACAAGTGGAAGAAGCCGCCGAAATGCTGCTGGAAGCCGGGGCCCTGGACGTACTGGTGGCCGATACCCCCATGTTCCTGGAAAAGACCTGGGCGGCCCGCTCCTCCTTCCTGGAAGGCATCGAAGAACAGTACAAGCTGCTGGATGAATGTGACGTGGTGGTCCCCGTTTCCTCCATCCCCGATTTCGTGCTGTACATCAAAGAAATCCAGGGAGACTTCCCCTTCGAAGTCAAGATGTTCGGCCACGCCGGCGACGGGAACCTGCACATCTATACCTGTGCCAACGATATGGAACTGCCGGTCTTCAAACAGGCTGTGGACCAGTTCATGCACAAGCTGTATGCCAAATGCACGGAACTGGGAGGCCAGATTTCCGGGGAACACGGGATCGGCTTCGGCAAGGTGCAGTACCTGGCTGAGAACCTGGGCAATACCTCCATGGCGCTGATGCAGGGCATCAAAGAGGTCTTCGATCCGAACCTGATCTTGAACCCGAACAAGGTTTGCTTCTGA